One stretch of Streptomyces sp. R21 DNA includes these proteins:
- the tsf gene encoding translation elongation factor Ts codes for MANYTAADVKKLRELTGAGMMDCKKALDEAEGNVDKAVEALRIKGQKGVAKREGRSAENGAVVSIIADDNTSGVLVELKCETDFVAKGEKFQAVANQIAQHAAATAPADIEALLASEIEAGKTVQAFVDEANATLGEKIVLDRFAAFSGTYVAAYMHRTMPDLPPQIGVLVELDKADADLAKGVAQHIAAFAPKYLSKEDVPAEVVESERRVAEETTRAEGKPEAALPKIVEGRVNGFFKEATLLGQPYALDQKKSVQKVLDEAGVTLKRFTRIKVGI; via the coding sequence ATGGCGAACTACACCGCCGCTGACGTCAAGAAGCTCCGTGAGCTCACCGGCGCCGGCATGATGGACTGCAAGAAGGCGCTGGACGAGGCCGAGGGCAACGTCGACAAGGCCGTCGAGGCTCTGCGCATCAAGGGCCAGAAGGGGGTCGCCAAGCGCGAGGGCCGCTCCGCCGAGAACGGCGCCGTGGTCTCGATCATCGCCGACGACAACACCTCCGGTGTCCTGGTCGAGCTGAAGTGCGAGACGGACTTCGTCGCCAAGGGCGAGAAGTTCCAGGCCGTCGCCAACCAGATCGCCCAGCACGCCGCCGCCACCGCCCCCGCCGACATCGAGGCGCTGCTCGCCTCCGAGATCGAGGCCGGCAAGACGGTTCAGGCGTTCGTCGACGAGGCCAACGCGACCCTGGGCGAGAAGATCGTCCTGGACCGCTTCGCCGCGTTCTCCGGCACCTACGTCGCCGCGTACATGCACCGCACCATGCCCGACCTGCCCCCGCAGATCGGTGTCCTGGTCGAGCTGGACAAGGCCGACGCCGACCTCGCCAAGGGTGTCGCGCAGCACATCGCCGCCTTCGCGCCGAAGTACCTCTCCAAGGAGGACGTCCCGGCCGAGGTCGTCGAGTCCGAGCGCCGCGTCGCCGAGGAGACCACCCGCGCCGAGGGCAAGCCCGAGGCCGCGCTCCCGAAGATCGTCGAGGGTCGCGTCAACGGCTTCTTCAAGGAGGCCACCCTGCTGGGCCAGCCCTACGCGCTGGACCAGAAGAAGTCCGTCCAGAAGGTCCTGGACGAGGCCGGTGTCACCCTGAAGCGCTTCACGCGCATCAAGGTCGGCATCTGA
- the pyrH gene encoding UMP kinase: MTTSQADKGEKSDEGKGAGRFLLKLSGEAFAGGGGLGVDPDVVHKIAREIAAVVRGGAQIAVVIGGGNFFRGAELQQRGMDRARSDYMGMLGTVMNCLALQDFLEKEGIDSRVQTAITMGQVAEPYIPLRAVRHLEKGRVVIFGAGMGMPYFSTDTTAAQRALEIDAEALLMGKNGVDGVYDSDPKTNPEAVKFDSLGYGEVITRDLKVADMTAITLCRDNKLPILVFELLAEGNIARAVKGEKIGTLVGDQSSRA, encoded by the coding sequence ATGACCACCAGCCAGGCCGACAAGGGCGAGAAGAGCGACGAAGGCAAGGGCGCGGGCCGCTTTCTGCTGAAGCTTTCCGGCGAGGCGTTCGCCGGTGGCGGGGGACTGGGCGTCGACCCTGACGTGGTGCACAAGATCGCCCGTGAGATCGCGGCCGTCGTGCGCGGCGGTGCCCAGATCGCGGTCGTCATCGGCGGCGGCAACTTCTTCCGCGGCGCCGAGCTCCAGCAGCGCGGCATGGACCGGGCCCGCTCCGACTACATGGGCATGCTCGGCACGGTCATGAACTGCCTGGCTCTCCAGGACTTCCTGGAGAAGGAGGGCATCGACAGCCGCGTCCAGACCGCCATCACCATGGGCCAGGTCGCCGAGCCGTACATCCCGCTGCGCGCCGTGCGCCACCTGGAGAAGGGCCGTGTGGTCATCTTCGGCGCCGGTATGGGCATGCCGTACTTCTCCACCGACACCACCGCCGCCCAGCGCGCCCTGGAGATCGACGCCGAGGCGCTGCTGATGGGCAAGAACGGCGTGGACGGGGTCTACGACTCCGACCCGAAGACCAACCCCGAAGCGGTGAAGTTCGACTCGCTCGGCTACGGCGAGGTCATCACGCGCGACCTCAAGGTCGCCGACATGACGGCCATCACCCTGTGCCGGGACAACAAGCTGCCCATCCTGGTCTTCGAGCTTCTGGCGGAGGGCAATATCGCGCGCGCCGTCAAGGGTGAGAAGATCGGCACTCTTGTGGGTGACCAGAGCAGCCGAGCCTGA
- the rpsB gene encoding 30S ribosomal protein S2, whose translation MAVVTMRELLESGVHFGHQTRRWNPKMKRFIFTERNGIYIIDLLQSLSYIDRAYEFVKETVAHGGTVMFVGTKKQAQEAIAEQATRVGMPYVNQRWLGGMLTNFSTVYKRLQRLKELEQIDFEDVAASGLTKKELLVLSREKAKLEKTLGGIREMSKVPSAVWIVDTKKEHIAVGEARKLNIPVVAILDTNCDPDEVDYKIPGNDDAIRSVTLLTRVIADAVAEGLISRSGAGKAAEGDKAAGEPLAAWERDLLEGEKKADEAEKPAEAAAEAPAEAAAEAPVAEAEAEVAEAPAAEAPAADAEQA comes from the coding sequence ATGGCCGTCGTCACGATGCGGGAGCTGCTGGAAAGCGGCGTCCACTTCGGTCACCAGACCCGTCGCTGGAACCCGAAGATGAAGCGCTTCATCTTCACCGAGCGCAACGGCATCTACATCATCGACCTGCTCCAGTCGCTGTCGTACATCGACCGCGCCTACGAGTTCGTCAAGGAGACCGTCGCCCACGGCGGCACGGTCATGTTCGTCGGCACGAAGAAGCAGGCGCAGGAGGCCATCGCCGAGCAGGCCACCCGCGTCGGCATGCCCTACGTCAACCAGCGCTGGCTGGGCGGCATGCTCACCAACTTCTCGACCGTCTACAAGCGTCTGCAGCGCCTCAAGGAGCTCGAGCAGATCGACTTCGAGGACGTCGCCGCTTCCGGTCTCACCAAGAAGGAGCTTCTCGTGCTCTCGCGCGAGAAGGCCAAGCTGGAGAAGACCCTCGGTGGTATCCGCGAGATGTCCAAGGTGCCCAGCGCCGTCTGGATCGTGGACACCAAGAAGGAGCACATCGCGGTCGGCGAGGCCCGGAAGCTCAACATTCCGGTCGTCGCCATCCTCGACACCAACTGCGACCCCGACGAGGTCGACTACAAGATCCCGGGCAACGACGACGCGATCCGCTCCGTCACCCTGCTCACCCGCGTGATCGCCGACGCCGTCGCCGAGGGCCTCATCTCCCGTTCCGGCGCCGGCAAGGCCGCCGAGGGTGACAAGGCCGCGGGCGAGCCGCTCGCCGCGTGGGAGCGCGACCTGCTCGAGGGCGAGAAGAAGGCCGACGAGGCCGAGAAGCCGGCCGAGGCCGCTGCTGAGGCCCCGGCCGAGGCTGCTGCCGAGGCTCCGGTCGCCGAGGCCGAGGCCGAGGTCGCTGAGGCCCCCGCCGCCGAGGCCCCGGCCGCGGACGCCGAGCAGGCCTGA
- a CDS encoding phosphatidate cytidylyltransferase has product MNDSSWGAPPQAGYWGPSDQGPVQGAAPAGPAYDAHEAQHTRPMPIVPDVPAHGGDQDDNRGAARLSGPLFRDDTPPAAPPNGGPSYNPQSPQEPMPSAAPQPVPAPQKKSAGRDLGAAIGVGVGLGAVIAASLFIVKAVFIGVIAVAVVVGLWELTSRLEERKGIKAPLVPLAVGGAAMVVAGYVRGTEGAWVAMALTALAVLVWRMTEPPEGYLKDVTAGVFAAFYVPFLATFVALMLTADDGPRRVLTFLLLTVVSDTGAYAIGWRFGKHKLAPRISPGKTREGLFGAVSFAMVAGALCMQYLIDDGTWWQGLILGLAVAASATLGDLGESMIKRDLGIKDMGTLLPGHGGIMDRLDSLLPTAPVVWLLLVLFVGSG; this is encoded by the coding sequence ATGAACGACTCTTCCTGGGGGGCGCCGCCACAAGCCGGGTACTGGGGGCCGTCCGACCAGGGGCCTGTCCAGGGGGCTGCCCCGGCGGGTCCCGCGTACGATGCGCATGAAGCCCAGCACACTCGCCCCATGCCCATCGTGCCCGACGTACCCGCGCATGGCGGAGACCAGGATGACAACCGGGGGGCCGCTCGGCTGAGCGGTCCCCTGTTCCGCGACGACACACCGCCGGCGGCTCCTCCCAACGGGGGTCCGTCGTACAACCCGCAGAGCCCGCAGGAGCCCATGCCCAGCGCCGCCCCCCAGCCCGTCCCCGCACCTCAGAAGAAGAGCGCGGGACGCGACCTGGGCGCGGCCATAGGAGTGGGTGTCGGGCTCGGTGCGGTGATCGCCGCGTCGTTGTTCATCGTCAAGGCCGTCTTCATCGGCGTGATAGCGGTCGCCGTGGTGGTGGGCCTGTGGGAGCTCACGTCGCGGCTGGAGGAGCGCAAGGGCATCAAGGCGCCCCTCGTCCCGCTGGCGGTCGGCGGAGCGGCCATGGTCGTCGCCGGTTACGTCCGGGGTACCGAGGGTGCGTGGGTGGCGATGGCGCTCACCGCGCTCGCTGTCCTGGTCTGGCGGATGACGGAGCCGCCCGAGGGCTACCTCAAGGACGTCACGGCGGGGGTCTTCGCGGCCTTCTACGTGCCGTTCCTGGCCACCTTCGTCGCGCTGATGCTCACGGCCGACGACGGGCCGCGCCGCGTGCTCACGTTCCTGCTGCTGACCGTGGTCAGCGACACCGGGGCGTACGCGATCGGCTGGCGCTTCGGCAAGCACAAGCTCGCCCCGCGCATCAGCCCCGGCAAGACCCGCGAGGGTCTCTTCGGCGCGGTCTCCTTCGCGATGGTCGCGGGTGCGCTGTGCATGCAGTACCTGATCGACGACGGCACCTGGTGGCAGGGCCTGATCCTCGGCCTCGCCGTCGCGGCCAGCGCCACGCTCGGCGACCTCGGCGAGTCCATGATCAAGCGCGACCTGGGCATCAAGGACATGGGCACACTGCTCCCGGGCCACGGCGGCATCATGGACCGACTGGACTCTTTGCTGCCCACGGCGCCGGTGGTCTGGCTGCTCCTCGTCCTCTTCGTCGGCTCCGGCTGA
- the frr gene encoding ribosome recycling factor, translating to MIEETLLEAEEKMEKAVVVAKDDFAAIRTGRAHPAMFNKIVADYYGALTPINQLASFAVPEPRMAVVTPFDKSAMRNIEQAIRDSDLGVNPSNDGSIIRVVFPELTEERRRDYIKVAKTKGEDAKVSIRSVRRKAKDAIDKLIKDGEVGEDEGRRAEKELDDTTTKYVAQVDELLKHKEAELLEV from the coding sequence GTGATCGAAGAGACCCTCCTCGAGGCCGAGGAGAAGATGGAGAAGGCCGTCGTGGTCGCCAAGGACGACTTCGCCGCGATCCGCACCGGTCGTGCGCACCCGGCGATGTTCAACAAGATCGTGGCCGACTACTACGGCGCGCTGACGCCGATCAACCAGCTGGCCTCGTTCGCGGTGCCTGAGCCGCGGATGGCCGTGGTGACCCCGTTCGACAAGAGCGCGATGCGCAACATCGAGCAGGCGATCCGCGACTCCGACCTGGGCGTCAACCCCAGCAACGACGGCAGCATCATCCGAGTGGTCTTCCCGGAGCTGACCGAGGAGCGCCGCAGGGACTACATCAAGGTCGCCAAGACCAAGGGTGAGGACGCCAAGGTCTCGATCCGCTCCGTGCGCCGCAAGGCGAAGGACGCCATCGACAAGCTGATCAAGGACGGCGAGGTCGGCGAGGACGAGGGCCGCCGCGCGGAGAAGGAGCTCGACGACACCACGACGAAGTACGTCGCCCAGGTGGACGAGCTCCTCAAGCACAAGGAAGCTGAGCTTCTCGAGGTCTGA